In Candida orthopsilosis Co 90-125, chromosome 4 draft sequence, the genomic stretch TTAGAAAGAAGTGAAAAAGACTCAGGAGATAAGCCGGTGGATGAGTGGAAAGTTGCTGATTGCGGTGCATTAAGCGAAGACTATGTATTGAATCCACCTGATCAAGACGACGGAACTGGCGATATTTATGAAGAAGTTTTGCATGACAACGATATAAGGAACATCGATGTCAACAACCCTCAATCAGTATTCAATGCCATTTCCAGAGTTAAAGATATTGGAACCAAATTGTTAAAGGAAgggaaattgaacaagGCGTATGAGAAATATGCTAAAGCAGTGGGGTTTGCTACTGATTATTTCCCAGAAGAATTATCTGAAGCTGATGTGTCAgagttgaacaagttgaaaatttcttgCAGCTTGAACTTGGCACTTGTGGCTTTGAAGTTAAAGGAAGGTAAAAGGGCTATAAAAGCTGCCAATGAAGCCTTGGAAGTGGACTCCATTGACGACAAATCAAAAGCCAAAGCATTGTACAGGAAAGGCCTGGGTTATTTGTTGGCCAAAGACGAGGAGTCTGCGCAAAAGTTCTTCGAGGAGGCATTGAAGTTGGAGCCTGCTGATGCTGCGATTCAAAAAGGTCTACAAGACGTAAAAGCTCAAATCAAGGCTAGAAAggaaaagcaaaagaaagCCATGTCAAAGTTTTTCAAGTAGACTAGAATCAATAAGTATATAGTACATTTAAAAAGCCtctatattgaaaaatcaaaagtcaGCTCTCTATTAAAGCTTCATTAGTAATTATAACTACCTGAGTTTACAGTTGGGAATTTCCCCTGACTGGATCAAAGTAGGGGTGTTGCATAGCCTCCTTAGCGGTCAACCTCTCTTGATGATCAtatctcaacaatttatcaatgatatCCAAAAACTCATTAGACACAAGATGCTGGTTgttttcattgatgaagcgTTCCCAAGGTCTCCTGTTGTAATATCCAATAtcttcatattcatcacCCAAGGTCAAGTTGTACTTATCAAGGTATTTATTCAAGTTATTGGATCCCAACACACGAACAATCTGTACCAACTGATCAGTGTTTGATTTACCGTGAAAAAATGGCTCTTTCATAAACACCATTGAGGCGAGCATACACCCAAATGACCAAAGATCTAGCGAGTAATCATATAACCTATAGTCAACTAACAATTCAGGGCCCTTGAAGTACCGTGATGCTACTCTAACATTATATTCTGTTCCTGGATGATAATACTCCGCCAAACCCCAATCTATTAACCGCAATTTTTTCTGTTCATGATCGATCATAACATTGTGTGGTTTGACGTCTCTGTGCATTATTCCCATAGAGTGAGAATAGTCTAAGGCTTTCAATAGTTCGTACATGTAGAATCTGATATCATAATCGGTGAACGTAGGGTACAATGTCCGGAAATCGATGTTATTGATATTCTCAAAGATTAAACCTGGTGTTTTCAGTTGTGGCTCTCTCACAACATCCAACAATGCCACCACATTAGGACCGTCAactaaatttttcaaaattgaaatttctcttttaatcttctttctctttacTGGCTTCAATACCTTAATCACCACCTTCTCTCCCTTCACAAGGTCTATTCCCAAAAACACTTCTGAGTATTTACCTCTTCCCAATTTTTTAATGATTTCGTAGTTCTCTTGGGGATTCCATTTGATATTAAGATCGTCATAATCCCAGTAAGATTGTGGCTTTGATGCCAAGACGTCAGCATATACTCTAGATATACtgtttgaagaaatcatATCTTTGTTTGGTTGTGATACAACTGAGCTCTTTGGATTGAAATAATTTGTTATGGGTGATAGCAAATTTGATGACGGACTAGTTGTTAATAGCAAGATAAagattgaaacaacaattaaAGCTTTAgatatcaatttgatacGATTACACGAAATTTTGAATGGAAGCACAGCTAGATTAGGGAATTTTGCCACTATAACCCGTTTTAAAAAAAGCTTTACTTCTGCGTATTTGAAGCCTGTATGTGGATCTGATTCCTTCTCCGGGTATCTTTCTTTGTTCTAACTGGATTCCCTGTGGTACGACGATGTTCGTGGGTGTTTTGAGATGACCGATGTATCAACTGGTTGCAATTGTTCGATGAGAGAATACTTTCTCCCtatttgccaaattgatGTTCTAAAATACCACTTCAGaaagattcaaaattttatatGGTAATGGGACGAGTAATCACAGGTGTGATTGGCGATGTATCCCTTGAGTGTTATTGATCTTAATTAAGGTGTGATGGTTGTGGTTAATTCTTTTActgataatttttttctcctttgtTCTCTCTCTCCctaaaaaacaaaaattgtgtCGCATTATAGTGTCGCGATTTTGACGTGTTGTCTTGTGACTTTGATTAAAACTATACTCTATCGATTCTAATTTATCTTCATTTCTGCAAATGAcgaattcaaatttctgCCAGCCTTACCCCTTGATACAGAGCTAGCCGCCTGTTGCAACTTCgctttttccaaatccttTTTAGTCAACTTTCTTCCACCACTTTCCAACTCATAATTATCCAAGAAATCATCTACCATTCCTGCAAAATCGGTTCTCTCACTTTCCATATCAAACGGTTTATATTCCTGTTCTTTGGCATCACCACGGTTGTACCTTTGGTTCATTTGTTCATATCTGTCATCGAGTAGTGAAAGACCTTCAGATCTGAATAATGCAGAAGAGgacattgaaaatgatgatgtgtCTGTCTTTGCacctttctttttcctcaattttgtgttgGATTTAGAAGGCTTAGACTTCACATCAGGCAATTCGCCCACATTGTCAAGTTCACCTTCCTCCTCGctctcttcttcaaactCGTCCTCAGAATCCCAGGTATTCTCTTTATTTTTGCTCTCCTTTTTGAACTTCATGAAATCTCGCTGCCAATCTTCATTCACTCCCTCCTGACCTAAAATTTCTTCTGGATGTTCATCGTACTTTGCGTTGTATTCGTCTTCGTAATTATCCAAGTCCCATTCGTCGTAATCGTCTTCGTAATTTTCGTCCTCATCATAGTACTCATAATCATCCCCTTCCGCTTGTCCCGATTTCAACAAGTCTGCAAATATATCATCGTCATACTCTTCATCCTCCTCTTCATTTAACCCTGGGGCACCACCTTTGTATTTAACTTCCTCTATGTATGCTTCATCTTCTAATGCTTCGAGCACTTCTCTCAATCTTGGATCCATATTTGGATTAAATCCCTTCAATTCATCCGGTATACtttgattcaaatcttttgtcACTTTACGCTTCTCAGTAGAAGGTAGCTGATCTTTCAAAAGCGCTTCTAGGTCTAGCTTCTGTTGTCGCCTTTGTTGCTCTTGTTCTTTTGCCAGAATGAAAACTCCATCTGAATTACCTATGGGCTTCAAATGCTGCATGTAATCATATTTCGAATCATCAAATGTAATCCCGTACTGTGCCGCCAAACCCTCATTTTCTCTAACTTGATCCCTCAACTTTGCCTCAAGTTCATTTTTGGAGAATACTTTTTTGTCTGAAGTGGAGCTTGATTTGTGTTTTTGAGACTGTGCTGTAGGCACTAAAACATTTGTGGCATCGTCATCAAAAAACCGAGCATCGTCATGGGCACGATGGACAATGTTATAGGTAGTAGCGTTCTTCTTGTCAAATTTCTTAACCATTGTAGCTGTGTGGTAAAGAATGGTTTATGAGATGAGCTCTTTTCACAAAGCGGaatctattttttttttttccttcacAACATTTGCAGCCACAAGTGATTGAAAGACACATGTGAATCATTGCAACTTGAGCACTAAAGTAAAGAACAAACGCAGCTAGTAATTTACATGAAACATTGGAAAGACACCTATATATGACTTATACTTCACTAAACTAAAATTGCTTTACCGTTGCTCCAGTTAAACTCCACCATGCAACTTCTGCGATACAGCGATAATGGCACCCCAGTCACTAGTATAAATGGCAATACACTCTCCCGCTGCTAAAAATACAACACCTAAAACCAACCCATACCAAAGACCATACAACCCGAGGTCCAATTTGAAGGCCAATGTATATCCCAAAGGAATTGCTATTCCATAAAATGCTATTGAGTTCAAAACAGACCCTATCTTTTGTCGACCTTGTCCTCTCAAGACGCCCGCCCCTAATACATTAAATGCATCCGCAATTTGATTAATGCCTGCCAAAATATTCAACCAAGTGGCAATACACACTATCAGCTCATCACTAGTAAAAATCCTCGTCAAAGCGAATCTGCCAAAATAGAAAACggaaaaattgaagagtCCAATAAACGGAGCGGAAGTGAAAAACACTTTACAATCGGTCTTTGCTCCTTTTATATTCCCTAATCCGATATAATGTCCCACTCTTGTACTTATAACCACAGAGTATGCAAATGGTATTTGAAATAAGAAAGCAGCCAAGTTAGATACAATTGACTGCGCTGCAATGGCTTCGGTTCCAAACTTTGCTGCCAAAAAGATCTGGATCTCGAATGCAATAAACTCTGCAATCACCATGAAAACACCTGGTATTGCTAGTTTGAGCACAGCCTGCCAGTTGCCCAATGCTTGTTTGCTTAGGCCACCCCAGCATTCCATTCCGTTGATGTAAACCACATACGCGAGTAGTAACAACGACATGCTCCAATAAGTTATTGCAATTACAATGGGTATCCCAATGAAGCCCAAGCTGGTACTTTTATTCCAGACCAAAGTCCAATTTAGAATTAAGTTTACAGGTACCATGATTCCCAAAACATATGTGCCAGCGTGAAATATATGTTGTGCTTGCAAAAAGCGCTTTCCAGATTCGAAAAAGATGAGTCCTGGAACTCCAATGATATGCCATCTAAGAAAAGTTTGTGACATATTCACCAAAGTATGATCATCAATGAAATATCCTAACAATAACCCCGAATTCCACCAAAAAGCTGCCAACGGGATCATCAGCACCAATAGTATTAACGAACATCTTTGAAAGTACAACCCCACCCCATGTAAGTTGCCAGATCCATAGGCTTGGGAGCATAGTGTATCTAAACTTGTAACTATACCTTGGAATATGGCCAAACCTGCAACGTTGAAGGTGGAAATACCCAAAGAATACGCAGCAAGTTCTGTGGCACCGAGTTTTCCTGCAGATATTGTGGAAGTTATTGAAGTAAAGTATTGAAGGACAAATGTAATTACTAATGGCGCAGATCCTCGAAGGAGAAGTTTTAGTTCTGTAAAGTAGGTAAACTCTTTGTTCtggtcaattgaatctATCGAATCATAGGTTTGGAAACCTCCAGTTAATAAAGTCTCTTCACCAATCATAGCAACGTTGCCGGTGATGAATTAGGGTAGTGGATATCTCGCGCATATGCAAGTGCTAAACCATGAAATGCAAACTGATGTGgacatatatatatatatatatatatgaaTAGATGCTGGCGTTCAACTAAATTCCTTGTGGCGCGATACTACCAACTCATGCATTGCGCTTTAACCTTATTAGTAACATATGGGTATTATATTTTTAACAATCATATACTGAACGTATAAGCCTCAAACTAAAAAGCGCATCCATTAGACCAATCTGTGCTTTGTATTCAGCAGTTTATGAATACGACAATCAAAAACCATTGTCGAAAGGTTACTACAGTTGTGATTCTCCCACAACACTCCTTGTAGGGAGGAGATATTGTTTCACTGGTTCATTTGAGGGATGGTGCCAGTTTTCTGCCTCTTGTTTTGGAGAGTGAACAAAACTGCTCTTGTTTAATGGATAAAGCGCAAGTGTGTTTACCGCATTAGTCAAAGTCGTGTAAATAGACCAAATGGCACAATGTCGACGCGGaatttttaattcttgTTAGACCCCAATGTTTGAACCGATTGGCGTAAAGAGTAGTTATTCAGAAACAAGCTATATATAATGTGACTGGAACAAGTCGCCGAAAATGGAAATCCAAATTGTAATACCTTCATGCTGTTAAAATTATAGAGTAATTAATTGAAACGCAGTATATTGAAAGTCTGATCATATATAGGAAAGACTGCCATAAACAGTTTTGCCGTTGAAAGAGCAAATAGTCTTCAAATATCAAGATCCCTTAGGGC encodes the following:
- a CDS encoding Ltv1 GSE complex component, which gives rise to MVKKFDKKNATTYNIVHRAHDDARFFDDDATNVLVPTAQSQKHKSSSTSDKKVFSKNELEAKLRDQVRENEGLAAQYGITFDDSKYDYMQHLKPIGNSDGVFISAKEQEQQRRQQKLDLEALLKDQLPSTEKRKVTKDLNQSIPDELKGFNPNMDPRLREVLEALEDEAYIEEVKYKGGAPGLNEEEDEEYDDDIFADLLKSGQAEGDDYEYYDEDENYEDDYDEWDLDNYEDEYNAKYDEHPEEILGQEGVNEDWQRDFMKFKKESKNKENTWDSEDEFEEESEEEGELDNVGELPDVKSKPSKSNTKLRKKKGAKTDTSSFSMSSSALFRSEGLSLLDDRYEQMNQRYNRGDAKEQEYKPFDMESERTDFAGMVDDFLDNYELESGGRKLTKKDLEKAKLQQAASSVSRGKAGRNLNSSFAEMKIN
- a CDS encoding Cpr6 peptidyl-prolyl cis-trans isomerase — protein: MAAAEDSKKSLVYFDITCNGKPKGRIIFKLYDEVVPKTTKNFRELCTGEHGTSKISGKPLTYKDSIFHRVIKDFMCQGGDFTHGTGIGGESIYGEKFEDENFEKLHDKPFLLSMANSGPNTNGSQFFITTVPTPHLNGKHVVFGEVVQGKSVVRQLERSEKDSGDKPVDEWKVADCGALSEDYVLNPPDQDDGTGDIYEEVLHDNDIRNIDVNNPQSVFNAISRVKDIGTKLLKEGKLNKAYEKYAKAVGFATDYFPEELSEADVSELNKLKISCSLNLALVALKLKEGKRAIKAANEALEVDSIDDKSKAKALYRKGSGYLLAKDEESAQKFFEEALKLEPADAAIQKGLQDVKAQIKARKEKQKKAMSKFFK
- a CDS encoding Cka1 alpha subunit (catalytic subunit) of protein kinase CK2, giving the protein MISSNSISRVYADVLASKPQSYWDYDDLNIKWNPQENYEIIKKLGRGKYSEVFLGIDLVKGEKVVIKVLKPVKRKKIKREISILKNLVDGPNVVALLDVVREPQSKTPGLIFENINNIDFRTLYPTFTDYDIRFYMYELLKALDYSHSMGIMHRDVKPHNVMIDHEQKKLRLIDWGLAEYYHPGTEYNVRVASRYFKGPELLVDYRLYDYSLDLWSFGCMLASMVFMKEPFFHGKSNTDQLVQIVRVLGSNNLNKYLDKYNLTLGDEYEDIGYYNRRPWERFINENNQHLVSNEFLDIIDKLLRYDHQERLTAKEAMQHPYFDPVRGNSQS